A single Drosophila miranda strain MSH22 chromosome XR, D.miranda_PacBio2.1, whole genome shotgun sequence DNA region contains:
- the LOC108165401 gene encoding uncharacterized protein LOC108165401, whose protein sequence is MSSVGVKVTPLRHFITRSSYEGAWNKEAHMMDGLGTYHYPDGSEYRGRFLRGKFHGFGQLRLAQPYRFTIKGVFNNGKLVSIEDMCFPDGLHVQGQFTARFTGIDFDSSDWDYLTPKDRRYQSEHLYSQPPVGPTAYVTSSLRSRLVPKDCYDVEEGIYNPQTGWLTDRPLPFTSSIYVGCPRDKEWIQRHCRHAHTDEIREPIPYFCRHIIDNNLQTEMSQLPKTIIYAPNFRMERKHYYHKLCKEKGKSKPKTDPSSMAFTCNYNPNSKARATEQCLRAHEWVAEKRELEDIRDLPTYHFDETETENMTIRVKPRQLTSSSDDQRVDSVGPSSCRSDSFALAPIPLDLTETYDTVKVMMNKKTNTDYLNVVQSNMLRRSSYMEISRSRFQL, encoded by the coding sequence ATGTCGAGTGTTGGCGTGAAGGTGACGCCGCTGAGGCACTTCATCACCCGCAGCAGCTACGAAGGAGCTTGGAACAAGGAGGCGCACATGATGGATGGCCTCGGCACCTATCACTATCCGGACGGAAGTGAGTATCGCGGCCGCTTTCTTCGCGGCAAGTTCCATGGGTTCGGCCAGTTGCGCCTGGCGCAGCCCTATCGCTTCACCATCAAGGGTGTGTTCAACAACGGGAAACTGGTGAGCATCGAGGACATGTGCTTCCCCGATGGACTCCATGTCCAGGGCCAGTTCACTGCTCGGTTCACTGGAATCGACTTTGACTCCTCGGACTGGGACTATCTGACGCCCAAGGACCGACGCTACCAGTCCGAGCACCTGTACAGTCAGCCACCCGTGGGTCCGACCGCCTATGTGACGAGCAGTCTAAGGTCACGCCTCGTGCCCAAGGACTGCTACGATGTGGAGGAGGGCATCTACAATCCGCAGACCGGCTGGCTTACGGATCGCCCACTGCCCTTCACCAGCAGCATCTACGTTGGCTGTCCGAGGGACAAGGAATGGATCCAGCGCCACTGCCGTCATGCACACACGGATGAGATCCGCGAGCCAATACCGTACTTCTGTCGCCACATCATCGACAACAATCTACAGACGGAGATGTCCCAGCTCCCCAAGACTATCATCTATGCCCCCAACTTCAGGATGGAACGCAAGCACTACTACCACAAGCTGTGCAAGGAGAAGGGAAAGTCCAAGCCGAAGACAGACCCCTCATCGATGGCGTTTACTTGCAATTATAATCCGAACTCCAAAGCCAGGGCCACGGAGCAGTGTCTCCGTGCCCACGAGTGGGTGGCGGAGAAGCGAGAACTAGAAGATATCAGAGACTTGCCAACGTATCACTTCGatgagactgagactgagaaCATGACCATAAGAGTGAAGCCCCGTCAGTTGACCAGCAGCTCGGATGACCAGCGCGTGGACTCCGTCGGGCCATCCAGCTGCCGGTCCGACAGCTTTGCCTTAGCGCCGATCCCTCTGGACCTCACGGAGACCTACGACACGGTCAAGGTCATGATGAACAAGAAGACAAACACGGACTATTTGAACGTGGTGCAATCCAACATGCTTCGTCGATCGAGTTATATGGAAATTTCGCGTTCTCGCTTTCAGCTGTAA
- the LOC108153440 gene encoding serine protease 1, giving the protein MPLLVVVLLALAVAAADAVSPEPDQVITNGSPAYDGQAPYVVGMAFHQSNQWCSGTIIGDTWILTARACLTGSTGVTIYFGATRRSQALLAMYVGSTQYIQDNEHLALVRVPKVSFGNGIRKVALPGLRDQSNRYENRWATTCGWGSSASTQTQPDWLQCVDLQIMSNTECIPFYGLATITDRILCTRTTNGKSICFGDAGSPLVIAQGSTMVGLSLFVSTQGCTLGLPAGFSRITSQLNWIRQHTGIYY; this is encoded by the coding sequence ATGCCACTGTTGGTAGTAGTTCTGTTAgccttggctgtggctgctgctgacgcGGTCAGTCCCGAACCTGACCAAGTCATCACCAACGGAAGTCCGGCGTACGATGGACAGGCTCCCTATGTGGTGGGCATGGCCTTCCACCAGAGCAATCAGTGGTGTAGTGGCACTATCATTGGCGACACATGGATCCTGACTGCTCGCGCCTGTCTGACGGGCAGCACCGGGGTAACAATTTACTTCGGAGCGACACGCCGAAGCCAGGCTCTCTTGGCAATGTATGTGGGAAGCACCCAGTACATTCAGGACAACGAACACCTCGCCCTAGTGCGCGTCCCTAAGGTGAGCTTCGGCAACGGGATTAGGAAGGTCGCTCTGCCAGGACTGCGGGACCAATCGAATCGGTACGAAAACAGGTGGGCCACCACCTGCGGCTGGGGCAGCAGCGCATCAACACAGACGCAACCCGACTGGCTGCAGTGCGTCGACCTACAGATCATGTCGAACACCGAGTGCATCCCCTTTTACGGCCTGGCCACAATCACGGACCGCATCCTGTGCACCCGCACCACCAACGGCAAGTCCATCTGCTTTGGCGACGCTGGCAGTCCGTTGGTCATAGCACAGGGATCCACTATGGTGGGGCTGTCGCTGTTTGTGTCCACGCAGGGCTGTACCCTGGGACTGCCAGCAGGGTTCTCTCGGATCACCAGTCAATTGAACTGGATTCGCCAACACACTGGAATCTACTATTAA
- the LOC108153439 gene encoding MORN repeat-containing protein 5, whose product MERYTTLVRDSTGEGRSINDTRNSNFPTGTKFFGQMNELGMQDYGTYTYPDGSRYVGYFRNNRFHGSGSIQLPAPLGVSFQVTHRDGKLLKIDEMVFDDQLKVDFARMKDGSVSFHPWKYCSSEDRRFYTETRSPLAAVGPYKYQTQDGPSPPNLPLNVFDLGFGRLHPQGYLMDLKHGSPSIYVGCRKVRHWIMENCRHGKLTKYHLRSAVKAKFDREIMKNNLEVNQICQKTSDGVPPIPMPGVCHRSKSQESSESAKETRLHAASTSDSCSSKIDRTVKKEPRRKCRKTPTKGRREKRGDSSETHACRIN is encoded by the coding sequence ATGGAGAGATACACCACACTGGTTCGCGATTCAACGGGTGAGGGAAGGTCGATTAATGACACACGCAACAGCAACTTCCCAACTGGAACCAAATTCTTCGGCCAAATGAATGAACTGGGTATGCAGGACTATGGTACCTACACGTATCCAGATGGCTCACGCTACGTGGGCTATTTTCGGAACAATCGCTTTCACGGAAGTGGCTCCATCCAACTGCCTGCTCCGCTGGGTGTCAGCTTCCAGGTGACTCACCGTGACGGCAAGCTTTTGAAGATCGATGAAATGGTCTTTGACGATCAGTTGAAGGTTGATTTTGCTCGAATGAAAGATGGCTCCGTTAGCTTCCACCCCTGGAAGTACTGCTCGTCGGAGGATCGTCGCTTCTATACAGAGACGAGATCTCCGCTGGCCGCTGTAGGTCCATACAAATATCAGACCCAAGACGGACCCTCTCCGCCTAATCTGCCGCTAAATGTCTTTGACCTAGGCTTCGGCCGGCTGCACCCGCAGGGCTACCTCATGGACCTGAAGCACGGCTCTCCGAGCATCTATGTGGGCTGTCGCAAGGTGCGTCACTGGATCATGGAGAACTGTCGTCACGGCAAGCTGACCAAGTACCATCTCAGAAGCGCGGTAAAGGCAAAGTTTGACCGTGAGATTATGAAAAACAATCTAGAGGTCAACCAAATCTGTCAGAAAACGTCTGACGGCGTGCCCCCAATACCTATGCCTGGCGTATGTCACCGTTCCAAGAGCCAGGAGAGCTCCGAATCGGCCAAGGAGACGCGCCTACATGCGGCCAGCACTTCGGACAGCTGCAGCTCTAAGATCGATCGTACCGTGAAGAAGGAGCCCCGTCGCAAGTGCAGGAAG